The Acropora palmata chromosome 3, jaAcrPala1.3, whole genome shotgun sequence nucleotide sequence GAAGAGCCACACCGTGGATCTGTTAAATAAAccattattatattattatggTTTTATTGGATAACTTTTCAGTTTACAATTTGTTCTGATACTTGTTGCGgagatttatttttgttattattattattattattattattattattattattattattattattattagtactACTACTTACCATTTTACGTTCCGTAGTTTGATgctatattttattttgtatccGCCTTCTTGCGGACATTTTCATGAACTTATCTCCCGGTACCTTAAGAAGCTATCGCAAATCCAGCAACTAAGTAACCAAAAGATTCTATACAAAATTTGACCGCGCGATTTGAAACTTTATCCTCGTTTGTTGCCCCGTTTTTAGCGTGTGATGTGATGCGATGTTCTCCGATTACGATCTTATGCTAAttaacctttcttttttctttttcgtccCACAGCATGACGTAATTACAACAGAAGAGCCACCCCACCCTCCTTGCATATCAACTGACTTCCTGTTAAAGCAGTCACAACGACGCTGATCTTTTACACCAATAACAAATAGACTAAGTTCGAAGAGGGAGCGCGTGGGCGTTTCTTTTCCCGCTCTTTTTTCTCTAAACTAAAAACAGGCTCTAACCAGCCTTCTCGCCGTCAAAGCTGAAACTTCTTCACTTGAGGCCTGCAGATGAATTCGTCTACCAAGCCACCTTTGACGAAAAGCCTGGGTTTCTCTAATTTTATAACAAATGTAGTATGAAATTTCTCCAACATTTAAGGTCTCACTGATTTATCAAGTCAAATGACATTGAAGAAGACTGTTTTTTGAAGAGAATCTGATAGCGATAGACATTTCGAAGGCACTACGACTGGATATTTAAGTATTGAAGATATCTGTCCTTTTTTAGATTTCGCGCGCTACGTCGTTGGCTAATGTTTCTTTTAACACTCGTcagtaaaatttcaaaacgacCGTTAATATTGAAACTCCAttacttgaaaatgaagttaTTATGAGTTCGAAACGTTTTATCCTATCTCTAACTTTCGTTATCAGCTGATGTCACGGTTGAAGACCACAAATGGAAAACTTCCTCTCAGAAGCTTACTTCGGGGGGAATAATTTTAGAGCAAAATGTGTCACTCGTTTTGCAGGCCGTCATAATTAACGAGAGGTCACAAATCTAAGACGAGGAAAGAGAGCCtgtcccaaaaaaaaaaagagttaaaCAATAAAGGTTTCCCAGATGTTGTAATATGTAGGAAGTTTTATTTGTGTCAATCTTCAATTTTCTGTTCATATTGAAGTAAAGTGAGGAGACTGAAAAAACGCATCGAGGGACTTGGGAGGGACAGCCGACTAGATCGAAAAATCGAGGAATAATTTGAGGGGAATAAGGTGAAATGCGTGTTGTTTCGTTAGTTCGCGGAATTTAATCCTAACGATGTATTCACTGCACGTACTTATCTATCATTATTTTAGTGAAACGTCATAATTAATAGCTACCACATAAAATTTTGAACATCGCAGTCGTATGAGGAAAGCCACCTATTTGCGTTAAGAGTTTACTTTCACTTTGAAACTATTACCATGACCTctacattatttttattacaaaactaattgttatcattaatttCTCTGTTTTGATGAACGCTTTTTTCCGTACCACGAGCTACCTTGAACTGTCAATGTGAAGTTCCTTTATGCCgtacatatttaacaattattcctcgagcccgaataggctatgagtcaatagcccatgaggccgaaggccgattgggctattgactcagaggccatgagggcgagaggaataattgttttagttaaatccagctagttggtaaaaaaaaatatcgagactaaacaacTTTCCCAaattaaagctagacatcgaTCCTCTTTTACCGCTAAAAggttacaaatatggcgggcgcctTTCGCTACCAGTGggcatatagcctactagaagctcaaccaatcagaacgcagcattgatgatagacaactagttggattttactaaatagcATTACGTTGAGTAGTAGTTTGTTTGAGGGTCGCTCATCGGTAGTTCCCTTGTACCAGAGCATTTCACTCTTTTACTGCTCTTCTCAAGTTATATTCCATTCTATTATTGTATGGTGTTCTCTCTAGTTCATCTTATTCTATTTCTTTGTAGATTCAATTTCCACTGCTGCCTCTACCACTGTGTCattgacaaaattgtttcGCAGTGTCATTCTGATAGTGCGTCGAATATGCCTCAACTTACAGTAGTAAATCAAAGGGTTCAAACAAGAGTTTACAAACAGAAGCGTTACCGTGTATTGCTGCAAGATTTCTAAAATTCTTTCTTTGGATTCCATGCCTTTTAGAGCAAATTCATTGAATATCTTTGGCAAAGAGCCTATGAAATGTAAAACTGGGTATACGTGGAATGCACCGCGTACTCACATGGTTTTCGGCTCTCAAAAGTTGCATTCGTTTCATCTTCATTTTGCTCGCTTCCTTGCTGGGAGTGTATTTTGAGTATTAATCTATGGCATCTAACTAtggaataaattttgcattgaaggaatgttattgttatgagGCAGGTAGCTAAGAACACACAtaattgaacttgaaaatctaTAGGCAGTCATGGTGTTCGCGTGTGATCCAGGAAAGGGAAAATATTATTCCTATCGCCCAAATCAAGATTGAGATGAAAACATCTCGCTTGAGAGTTACACCCTCTTGGTACCTAAGGTGAAGATAAACGGCCAATTAAGAAGTAATCAACGCTAAGAGCCAACCCTCCTAAGATTGAAGCATAGAGGAATAAAATCCCCATCACCCAAGCAAGTGTGTCCATTTTCTGTGACTTGTCTCCTGTTGTGACTCAAATAGAAAAGTGAGGAGAATCATATAAAAGGGTTTGAACCAATAATTCAACACTAAAATCAGAAAAAGCCTTGGACTGTATGTCGATCAAATACACAGTGCGATAAATAGAAGTCTCTTCCACTGAGTGTGATGCTCGGGAAGAGCTCATGAACAGAAAGCTAATTAGACCTCGTTATATTCTAGTATAATTTGGAATCGGAAGGTGACAAACCAGTAACTTTAGTAAACAAAGGGTAATTAAAAACTCAACAATTTACCTGAAGAAAAATTAGAAAGAGTTTATGGCCCCAAGACATGTTTCAAGGGACATTCAGTATTTTTAAGAACAAAGTAACAAGCTTTACACAAACTGAGCGTCAACAATATCCAaattcatgtaaaggcaaagagtgaaagatttactgctgcgagctcgcgttgtcgtcagaacctcaaatatgaacatttcacgtcgtcgtttggcagactacgtcaaaacattgcaccaaaaagcgtgctacacgtgcagcatgattatttttcttcattcaaccaatcaaatcattgatttgtggcgttgtcgttgacgttgccgtcgtcaaatcttaaattccctaatgGGAAGTTAAGTACTGCTGGGTCTAATCAAACCATAAGTTTTATTGAAAGGGTGCCAATGTGATATGTGGTGTCAAATAAACTTCTTTGGCTTGTACTCTGTTTTTCAAATACAGACGACTGATACTCTCAAAGAACGTCTACGTTTTGTTAATATCAAACAGATAACCTGTCCGCATCGAAAATGGACATGAGCGCATCCGAGTTCTCTACAGCGAAAACTATCGAtgtttagtaaaatccaactagtggtctatcatcaatgctgcattctgattggttgagctactagtaggctatatgttatagcccactagtagcgaaaagtgcccgccatatttgtactgttttggcggtaaaaactGAAGgaattgaagtctagctttaacttgcgaaataTGTTtagtctcaatatttttttgaccaactagttggattttactaaaacaattattcctctcgccctcatggcctctgattcaatagcccattcggccttcggccttcggcctcatggactattgattcagagcccattcgtgctcgaggaataattgttaagtatgACATCTTTTGGTGGCCGGCGCCCAGATATTTTTCAGAACTCGCTTCCAGGTCAAAATATCTCAATCGTGGCCAACGAGTCAAAGCCGACCATGTTGCTCATTACACTCACCGTCTTTAAACTCTCTCATCTGTTTGGCCATCTTGGAAAATTCAAGTCTTCGAGTCACTGTGGCAGCGACAAATTACGTACCTCATCttcaaattatcattattgcaTGCTTTTTCAGtctatttcatttcattctaTTCCACTCTTTTATATTCCATCCTATTTTATTCCATTCTATTGTTCAACCCTAATCTTTTCTAATTTCTAAGATTCAATTTCCACTGCTGCCTGTTTCTGTGCCCCTGACAAAAATATTTCGCAGTATCATTCTGATAGTGCGTCGAATATGCATCAACTTCCACCCGTAAATCAACGGGTTTAAACATGAGTTTGCAAACAGAAGCGTTGTCGTATACATATACAAGATATCCAAAATTATTCCTCTTGATCTGGTCCTAGCAAATGCGACAAATATCTTTggaaaaaagcaaaccaaaaGTGTAAAGTAAAGATAGAATGCGCTGCGTACTGAAGGCTTTTGGTGCTCAACATTTGCTCCAGTTTCATCCTTTCGTTGGCTTTGTTGCACTTTCTGGGTGTGTATTTGGTATCGATGACGTCTTACTATGGAGAAAATTTTACATTGAACTAATGCTGTTATTACGAGGCAGGTAACTAAGAAAACACTTATGAAAATCCATAGGAAGTCATTGAATTCTTCTGCGATCCACAAAAGGGAAAGAATTGTGCTTATCACCCAGCTTAAGAATAAGATGGAAACAATTCCCTGCGGAGTCACAATTTCCAGGTATCTGAGGTGAAGATGAACGGCCAAGAATCTATCCACGCTAAGAGCCAACACTCCTAAGACTGAAATgcagacaaacaaaattccCATCACCCAAGAAATCGTCTTGATTTTCTCTGCAAATTCTGTGTGTTGTAACTCAAACAGCAAAGTAAGGTGAATAACGAAAAAAGGTTGAACCACCAATCCAACACTGAGATCAGAAAAAGCCAAATTCAATAGCAATACTCTAAGATTTTTTGGCAACGAAGCCGATGACGTTTTCCTTATCGCGTGAATCGTTACACCATTCAATACGACAGCAATCAACGCCAAGAAAGTGTTCAAGACACAGAGAAGTATATATTCCCGCTTAGGCAGTTCTGCACCGTAAGACATCGGAATTGAGCTTTAAGTTGAAATCGTGAGAAATATTTGTGAATCTTTCCCCCTTGGACTTCGCAAAAACAAAGGTAATTAACAGAAGCAGGTGCCTTGAGCTtatgacaaaaaaactgaCTTTGCTGGGTGTGATTGTTTGGGATGAAGGTGACAAACCTCCGCAAcctgaataaacaacaattGATTAAAAACTCAACGTTTTCCCTactgaaacaaacaagcaacagAAACTCTTATTACATGAATCGCGACACTGTTTAACACGACGGCAGTCAATGAAAGAAGAATCTTCAAAATAGAGTTAGGAAAGAGGCCCAACTGCTCTAATTGCATGATGCCAGGCGCGCCAGTACAACAGCGGACCTTGATAGAGAGTGTTCGACATTATATCTAatttacataaaaaataattaataggAAACAGGGCTTCATTTGGTAAAGCAAAAGGGGTTATCTTAATTAATTTCCCCAAAATGAAGGTGTAgggcaaataaaaaaacagttgaagtGGATTCAGGAGTTACGCTTTTCTTTTTAGCTGTCAGTTTTTAATTTCGTGGTTATACATATTGCAATAAGCATCCTATCGACAGAGAATGACTCAcatttttctccttttgatTTGCTGATccgcaaaaatgtaaaaagtgAACGATAAATCTTTGTTTAATCATCCAAGAAGGACGTTGTATTTAAATTGTCGTGACATACGCCTGCTTTTCCAAAGGAACGACTATACCAGAACAGGCATTGCTTTCAGTCTGCGATTAGATTTATGATAAAGGGGAAACTCCGAGTAAATTTTCAGAGAACATTAAAATGCTCAGTAATATTTAAGGATCGCATCAAGCTTTTCTTGGACTTAAAATGACAGCcgaatgaaaaattgaaatgccTAGGCGACAGGCGCCATATGGACAGTCATTTTCTCCACGTTTTGAGCGCTGCCTCGGAATGATTTCAACAAATTGTATTAGgtcccgtttatatggagaaaagttgtcccgggcaagagggtcaccctcttagccgagtcaactttaccgtaCCGTGCGTTTAAATGAgagaaaagttgacccctctgccaGAGTCAACAACTGGCTTTGCAATGACAACAgtgctcgcgcatgctctgatcgtctctccttgaccgagttgacccaGCTAGGCGAGccaagtgtttatatggagaaaagttggcccggctaggagggtgaccctaccatgGCAAAAAGGTAACCCGTCTAGGCGGGTCACCCTtctagccgggccaactttttgtttctcatgtaaacggttcgacaagttttgcaaggaaatgtatgaaaagttggctcggccagggtagctcgggtaagcgggtgacccttctacccggggcaacttttctccatataaacggggccttagaCAACAACAATATGATATCGTTGATGCTCATCAGAAGTCCCAAAGTGATACCAATACCAGCAGCGCTGATATTAGTGTTGTTGACAAGAATCACAGTAAAATTTTTCAAGGagttctgcttcttcttcttcttcttcttcttcttctgtaAGTTGAATACATTCACTATGATACCAAATGTTGCAACTATCACAGCAGATCATGAACCTGGAAATAACCAAATAAAAGTGATCAAATACTCTCTGTAGGATACATTGTTGTTGTCGGACGACTGACTGACCATTCCTCAATAAACTATTTCACATTGAATGTTTCGTGATAGTGTAGTCAGAATTCATTTGGAGATATAACCATGTGAAAAGACGAGTTCAAGATGAGCTCAGCAAGCTGTACCTTTGTTGTCGGTTTCTTTCCTGCTTGTTCTCTTCTCAGCGGCCCTCCACGCCCCCTGCATCTTTCTTCTTGTCTGAATGTTATTTAGATGATCCACACACAGCCTGACGTCCGTTTCTTTGAGGGCAGTCTCTTTTGCTACGTTCTGAACATCCTGATCTGTAATGTCTCCAGTTTTCTTCAGGAAACTGGCAATCACTGCTCTCGGAGGATACACGCAAATTAATATTCCTTTCTCCTGTACCCACTTGTAATTCCAAGGTTTGCTTTGGGTCTAGTATGGGTGTGGCAATGAACGAAAGAACACAGAGAAGCTTCCTAAAGGCGTCTGGGTTTTTGATAAGATGGCGGAACACTCGCTTCCAGATCCTGTCCGTTTTTCCAAGATGGAGGTAAAACTGTTCCAAGGCTTCAAATGAGGCGTTTTTATTGCTAAATTCCCAATTTTCAGCACCATGTATGGGTTTAGAAAAGTGTCAAATCCCTGTGGTTGCCTTCCTGTGATTTTACAAACTTGTGAATTctccccccccctcccctacAATCTTTGATCGTAAAACAATCTCGAGATTCTCCCCTACCCTCGGGCAAGGAATCCAATCTTTCTTCTTGTATTCCCCCACATATTTCTGTGGTGGACCCGGGGGTCGACACGACTGTGAAGCCGATGACATTTGCATAAGGGACATCAAGGGGCTTCAGGAAGAGAGTCAGGTTTATGTGTTTAACCTGTTGATTGAGGCTGGGTTTCTCCCATTTGATATCTACAAGCTTGACATCGAGTATCAGTAAAATGAATCACATAGTAAAAAAATGTGCAACGACTTGCGTTACCTACAATCCGGAACTGGGCATTGATCTATTGACCTTCACTTATTATACCGAAGGTTATTCAAGGCGAGCTCAAAACCGTAGTCTTAAAGAAGGCGCGGCTTACGTTATCCGCGGCTTGTGTAAGACGTTAACTGCTTAAAATGTAATCGTTTATATGGAAAGTTTGCGCCACTTCTGTCAACATTTGCACATGAACATGAtacaaataattgtattttgtaATGCCCTGTAGACTtcatcctcggagacccagaGGCAGTTAGTCGGGTCGATAAAATGTCCGTGGTGAAAGTTTACTGTAAGATCCAGACGAGCCCCTGGGCACTTACTCTTAGCGAAGCAGTTCCAGAAGAGTTTGAATTTCCCGCTTCTGATTGGCCacaaaaagtatttttgtccttttgtttaGTGCTAACTGCCTCAAAAAGTGAAGCCCTGCCACTTTTAGTATACTGAATTGTTTGTATGTGATTTTCATTATAAACCAGGAGGGAATACATTATACTTTGAGTTCTTTGTGGGTTTAAAGATACAACTGATACAATAACAGGGGAGCCACATCAAAAGCCCTGTGCATTcatcattatttattatacCATTTTCAAGAATTGATTTGCTTTGAACTGAATCACATAATAGTCCTTCCTTGTTGTCACTGAGGACATTAAAACTTACTTCAGCTCCACAACCATCAACAGGTTTTGGTAAATTAGATGATGATATGCACCCATTTAAACATAAATTGTCTCGAACTATATAGCTATTGTCTACAATACAAGCTGAAGTGTTTGAATTCCAATAACTACATGATTTCATTATAGAGTAGTAGAGAGAGTAGATGGTTACAACACAAGTGAGATTGAAATTTACAGTCTCGTGTGCACagcgttttctttaagtttttaagtagccGGAGTTTTATGAAAAGTAGATGGTTGTGGGTCCATCTCCTCGACATATTTAGACtcgtgaagcaatgaaagtagccGGCGAAACCTGGCAGAGAAGCCGGTGAACTTCGCTGGCTGCCGGCTCTTATATACAACCCTGGTGCATGGTTCTGAGGAAGTACTATGCTATTTGGAAATGCATTATATACTCCTTTCACTTCAAACATGTC carries:
- the LOC141877523 gene encoding adenosine receptor A3-like, which produces MSYGAELPKREYILLCVLNTFLALIAVVLNGVTIHAIRKTSSASLPKNLRVLLLNLAFSDLSVGLVVQPFFVIHLTLLFELQHTEFAEKIKTISWVMGILFVCISVLGVLALSVDRFLAVHLHLRYLEIVTPQGIVSILFLSWVISTILSLLWIAEEFNDFLWIFISVFLVTCLVITALVQCKIFSIVRRHRYQIHTQKVQQSQRKDETGANVEHQKPSVRSAFYLYFTLLVCFFPKIFVAFARTRSRGIILDILYMYTTTLLFANSCLNPLIYGWKLMHIRRTIRMILRNIFVRGTETGSSGN